Proteins co-encoded in one Spirosoma endbachense genomic window:
- a CDS encoding helix-turn-helix domain-containing protein, which translates to MKALAPKLHVINSISELMRRLGLPKPLHPLIALVNYEKSAVSLADAGSSFSIDFYKISFKLNFRGQVKYGQGYYDFEEGGLAFLAPNQVVTMSGEESSYDGYTLYFHRDFVRNYPLGKAINRYGFFSYGVSEALFLADKEKKIISALFDTIANELAGSIDQFSQDVLVSQIELLLNYSNRFYNRQFITRKVVYTDLIAKMDAYLAARLDTEQASLTGLPSVKELSDYLSVSPRYLTDMLKSLTGQSTQQYIHNRLIEKAKDSLSTSSLTVAEIAYRLGFEHPQSFNKLFKQKTKVSPVEFRQSFV; encoded by the coding sequence ATGAAAGCCCTGGCTCCCAAACTACATGTCATTAACAGCATCTCGGAGTTGATGAGACGTCTGGGATTACCTAAACCGCTACATCCGCTCATTGCGTTAGTCAACTACGAAAAGTCGGCGGTAAGCCTGGCCGATGCGGGGTCATCATTCAGCATCGATTTCTACAAAATATCCTTTAAGCTAAATTTTAGAGGCCAGGTAAAATACGGGCAGGGCTACTATGACTTTGAGGAAGGTGGTCTGGCTTTTCTGGCGCCTAATCAGGTCGTTACGATGTCGGGCGAAGAAAGCAGTTATGACGGCTATACGCTTTATTTTCATCGGGATTTCGTCCGGAATTATCCACTTGGCAAAGCAATAAACAGATACGGTTTTTTTTCGTACGGTGTTTCTGAAGCCCTGTTTTTAGCGGACAAAGAAAAAAAGATTATCAGTGCGCTCTTCGATACGATAGCCAATGAACTGGCTGGCAGTATTGATCAGTTCAGTCAGGATGTACTGGTCTCACAAATTGAGTTGTTGCTTAACTACAGCAATCGCTTTTACAATCGGCAATTCATTACCCGTAAAGTTGTGTACACGGATTTGATCGCTAAAATGGATGCCTATCTGGCCGCTCGGCTGGATACCGAACAGGCATCGCTCACTGGATTACCGTCGGTTAAGGAGTTGTCGGACTATCTGTCGGTTTCGCCCCGGTATCTGACCGACATGTTAAAGTCGCTTACGGGCCAAAGTACTCAACAATATATCCATAACCGACTCATTGAAAAGGCTAAAGATAGTTTAAGTACCAGTAGCCTGACCGTTGCCGAAATTGCTTACAGGCTGGGGTTTGAGCATCCCCAATCATTCAACAAACTGTTTAAGCAAAAGACAAAAGTCTCTCCGGTAGAATTCCGGCAGTCTTTTGTCTAA
- a CDS encoding head GIN domain-containing protein produces the protein MKTLIAGFFVAVTILFNQTVNAQDGIVGNGQIVKQQRTIGSFTKLSVRVGMRVRITAGSAGQAELEGESNVLEHVVTTVKNGELTVMLNENTRFKNTKGVTVTIHVPKLNQVLVSTGCSVTSDLPIQADNLTATVETGSNLTAPITAKSLKLTVQQGSKATIQGTATSATIRLSGAGKLDATKLTIARATIELDGASQANIHVTETLSASANGVSSITYSGNPTVTSQEATGMSKIRRQG, from the coding sequence ATGAAAACCCTTATCGCTGGCTTTTTTGTCGCTGTGACAATCCTTTTTAATCAAACCGTCAATGCGCAGGATGGTATTGTTGGCAATGGACAGATTGTGAAACAACAACGAACGATCGGCAGTTTTACAAAGCTGTCCGTACGTGTGGGTATGCGGGTGCGCATAACGGCTGGCAGTGCCGGGCAGGCTGAGCTTGAAGGCGAAAGCAATGTGCTTGAACACGTTGTGACTACCGTAAAAAATGGCGAACTGACCGTGATGCTCAACGAAAATACGCGCTTCAAAAATACCAAGGGCGTAACGGTCACGATTCATGTTCCGAAACTGAATCAGGTTTTGGTCAGCACTGGCTGTTCAGTTACGTCCGATCTGCCCATTCAGGCTGATAACCTGACAGCAACCGTAGAAACGGGTAGTAATCTGACGGCTCCTATCACAGCAAAGAGCCTGAAACTGACTGTTCAGCAAGGATCGAAGGCAACGATTCAGGGAACGGCAACCAGCGCTACAATACGGTTAAGTGGCGCAGGTAAATTAGATGCTACCAAGCTCACAATTGCCCGCGCAACAATTGAACTGGATGGCGCTAGTCAGGCAAACATTCATGTAACTGAAACACTGTCGGCATCGGCAAATGGAGTTAGTTCGATCACCTATTCGGGAAACCCGACCGTAACGTCGCAGGAAGCAACTGGCATGTCGAAAATCCGCAGGCAAGGCTAA
- a CDS encoding Gfo/Idh/MocA family protein, whose amino-acid sequence MTQLKAAIIGGGNIADSNHIPALKQLAEQVEIVAVCSRDLNKARALADKHAIAHAFADTAELYRQCAPDLVVICTPNYLHYPQTMEALEQGCHVFCEKPPALAAQNARDMANLATSKGLTLAYNFQLRQTSEWALLMRCKTDGLLGSIYHIKAHFLRRRGIPGWGYFTNKTMQGGGALMDLGVHVLDLALCALDYSTPDQVLGNTYDFIGKAGGKGLMGTWNPTTFEVEDASTAYITFPNKASIMLSASFALNTQADKDRNLEIFGSKGGVKLFPFTLHTELAGELADVQFPYLEETDIQLKNTAAFLDACQGKPSTVCTGEQGAILQEIIERIYQSAES is encoded by the coding sequence ATGACCCAACTCAAAGCAGCCATTATTGGTGGAGGCAACATTGCCGACAGTAACCACATTCCCGCCCTCAAACAACTAGCAGAACAGGTAGAGATTGTAGCCGTTTGCAGCCGCGATCTAAACAAAGCCCGCGCTCTGGCCGATAAACATGCTATTGCACACGCCTTTGCCGACACAGCCGAACTCTATCGCCAATGCGCGCCCGATCTAGTGGTTATTTGTACCCCCAATTACCTGCATTATCCCCAAACAATGGAAGCGCTGGAGCAGGGTTGCCATGTGTTCTGCGAGAAACCTCCCGCTCTGGCCGCCCAGAATGCCCGCGATATGGCCAATCTGGCAACCAGCAAAGGACTAACGCTGGCTTATAATTTTCAGCTTCGGCAAACGAGCGAATGGGCATTGCTGATGCGTTGCAAAACCGACGGACTACTGGGTTCTATTTACCATATCAAAGCCCATTTTCTGCGTCGGCGGGGCATTCCGGGATGGGGTTACTTTACCAACAAAACCATGCAGGGCGGTGGTGCGTTAATGGACCTCGGTGTGCATGTGCTCGACCTGGCCTTGTGTGCTTTGGACTACTCCACACCCGATCAGGTTTTGGGCAACACCTATGATTTTATCGGGAAAGCGGGCGGAAAAGGGCTAATGGGGACCTGGAATCCGACAACGTTCGAGGTCGAAGATGCGAGTACCGCTTATATTACATTTCCGAATAAAGCATCGATTATGTTATCGGCTTCGTTTGCCCTGAATACACAAGCTGACAAAGACCGGAATCTGGAAATTTTTGGTAGTAAGGGTGGTGTGAAGTTATTTCCGTTTACGCTTCATACCGAATTGGCGGGTGAACTGGCGGATGTTCAGTTCCCGTATCTGGAAGAAACCGATATTCAATTGAAAAACACAGCCGCTTTTCTGGATGCCTGTCAGGGAAAACCGTCAACTGTTTGCACCGGCGAACAGGGCGCTATTTTACAGGAAATCATCGAGCGCATTTATCAGTCAGCCGAATCGTAA
- a CDS encoding SDR family NAD(P)-dependent oxidoreductase yields MGIKTALITGANAGIGLATAKALAQRSFDLILLCRNEQKGLDAQAQVRKANPAVRVDLLTVDLADGNSVRRAAEKIRSDYTRLNVLINNAGYTPATIEFTADGIEKSFYANHIGHFILTYHLLDLLKKTAAQTGDARIISLSSGAHAMGRKARFFRHIDTLSSWAAYGDDKLANLLFAKAAARQLAGTGITSYSVHPGAVRTNFGSDTPGLVGQLFRLAGPFMRTPEVGAQTSVFLASAPLKSIGERNNGAYFADSRPKSPSNRDATDENADWLWERTLAYVAKESVS; encoded by the coding sequence ATGGGAATCAAAACAGCTCTCATAACGGGAGCCAACGCTGGAATTGGACTGGCTACTGCAAAAGCGCTGGCGCAACGTTCGTTCGATCTTATTCTACTTTGCCGCAATGAACAAAAAGGGCTTGATGCACAGGCCCAAGTGCGGAAAGCTAACCCGGCAGTCCGGGTCGATTTGCTGACGGTCGATTTGGCTGATGGTAACTCAGTACGCCGGGCAGCCGAGAAAATCAGGAGCGATTATACGCGGCTCAATGTGCTGATCAATAATGCCGGATATACACCGGCTACTATCGAATTTACTGCCGACGGGATTGAAAAGTCGTTTTATGCCAACCATATCGGGCATTTTATATTGACCTATCACTTGCTGGATCTGCTCAAAAAAACGGCGGCCCAAACGGGCGACGCGCGTATTATCAGTTTATCATCCGGAGCCCATGCCATGGGCCGTAAGGCTCGTTTTTTTCGGCACATCGATACACTCTCGTCATGGGCTGCGTATGGCGACGATAAGTTGGCAAATCTATTGTTTGCGAAAGCTGCGGCCCGTCAATTGGCCGGAACGGGCATTACATCGTATTCGGTGCATCCGGGAGCCGTACGAACCAACTTTGGGAGCGACACTCCCGGTTTGGTAGGGCAGCTCTTTCGGTTAGCCGGGCCGTTTATGCGAACGCCCGAAGTCGGCGCGCAAACGTCTGTATTTCTGGCATCAGCTCCACTCAAATCCATTGGTGAACGTAACAACGGAGCCTATTTTGCCGATAGTCGCCCAAAGTCACCATCCAATCGGGATGCAACCGACGAGAATGCCGACTGGCTATGGGAGCGCACCTTAGCCTATGTGGCGAAGGAAAGCGTAAGCTAA
- a CDS encoding SDR family oxidoreductase — translation MENGIDGKVVAITGASSGIGEATALLLAKRGAKVVLGARRSDRLAALSDRIKAMGGEAAYILTDVKRKSDLLGLVELACARYGKLDVIINNAGMSQLSRIDDIDVDGWEEMIDVNLKGVLYGIAAALPVFRQQGSGHIINIMSTSGIKIVPMQGVYAGTKNAVRTVSEALRQESRGQWRVTGISPGFVQTELADHMKDPHIKAAIAKNMETLAISPDAIARAVAFAIEQPASVEVGDIVIRPTAQD, via the coding sequence ATGGAAAATGGAATTGACGGTAAGGTTGTGGCAATCACGGGTGCAAGTAGCGGCATTGGCGAGGCTACTGCGCTCCTGCTTGCTAAGCGAGGTGCGAAAGTCGTGCTTGGCGCACGTCGGTCAGATCGCCTTGCGGCACTTAGCGACCGGATTAAGGCAATGGGCGGAGAGGCAGCCTATATACTTACAGACGTTAAACGAAAGAGTGATTTATTGGGCCTTGTCGAATTGGCCTGTGCGCGTTACGGCAAACTTGACGTTATTATTAACAATGCTGGAATGAGCCAGCTATCCCGTATCGACGACATAGATGTTGATGGCTGGGAAGAGATGATCGACGTGAATCTTAAAGGTGTGCTCTACGGTATTGCCGCTGCACTACCCGTTTTTCGTCAACAGGGCTCGGGGCATATTATCAACATTATGTCAACATCCGGGATTAAGATCGTACCCATGCAGGGCGTATATGCCGGCACAAAGAATGCTGTTCGTACGGTTAGCGAAGCGTTGCGCCAGGAGTCCAGAGGGCAGTGGCGTGTAACTGGCATATCACCGGGGTTTGTACAGACCGAACTGGCTGACCATATGAAAGACCCCCACATAAAGGCCGCCATCGCTAAAAATATGGAAACGCTCGCTATTTCACCGGATGCGATTGCCCGCGCCGTTGCGTTCGCCATTGAACAACCCGCAAGCGTAGAAGTTGGCGATATAGTTATTCGCCCTACTGCACAGGATTAA
- a CDS encoding MarR family winged helix-turn-helix transcriptional regulator has translation MNAMSEVVQDQKAETRFSACLLFSANALARAITAIGDEEFGKFGMCYSHAYLLCEVVGQPGITPSQLSETLYLTPSTITRLVEKLELKHLVRRESEGKKTLIYPTEEGEALQPAIAQAWDRVGERYSKALGETDVCRLTQQVFKATQALGESL, from the coding sequence ATGAATGCAATGAGCGAAGTAGTGCAGGACCAGAAAGCCGAAACCCGGTTTAGTGCTTGCCTGCTGTTTTCTGCCAATGCGCTGGCTCGGGCCATTACAGCCATTGGTGACGAGGAATTTGGGAAGTTTGGCATGTGCTACTCGCACGCCTATTTACTGTGTGAAGTTGTTGGTCAGCCGGGGATCACCCCATCGCAATTGAGCGAAACGCTGTATTTAACCCCATCAACTATTACACGCCTGGTTGAAAAACTGGAACTGAAGCACCTGGTTCGTCGCGAATCAGAAGGCAAGAAGACCTTGATTTATCCGACAGAAGAAGGCGAAGCGCTACAACCCGCTATTGCTCAGGCCTGGGACCGGGTAGGAGAACGTTATTCGAAAGCGCTCGGTGAAACCGACGTATGCCGGCTTACACAACAGGTATTTAAGGCTACCCAGGCACTGGGCGAAAGCCTGTAA